A genomic region of Raphanus sativus cultivar WK10039 chromosome 6, ASM80110v3, whole genome shotgun sequence contains the following coding sequences:
- the LOC108812353 gene encoding transcription factor LHW, whose protein sequence is MGVLLREALRSICVNNQWSYAVFWKIGCQNSSLLIWEECYNETSLSGHDIDTQGTVQLLTNRMMLNNRIILVGEGLVGRAAFTGHHQWILADSFNRGGVHPPEVINEMLLQFSAGIQTVAVFPVVPHGVVQLGSSLPIMENLGFVNDVKGLILQLGCVPGALLSESYTTSYEPPPAADFIGVPVSGLMPSQGHKILQSSAFVAEASKPHFNSTASSSDHHTFEEASCNHLVDEQQGGGWQNATSFLAGPEAWLNQNLSCMSNAEQQQQQQTPCEDSGSKRSGDDLFDMLGLDGDRNRGCENSWGMMRTELLTRELSDFRIIQEMGSSSLSGGAEDHLLDAVVSGACSSAKQISDETSESCKTTMTKVSNSSVTTTPSHNSPQGLYKKQGTPVVVGPSSQISSWVEQAYSLKREGSSSQRVMNKNKNETAKPASNRKRLKPGENPRPRPKDRQMIQDRVKELREIIPNGAKCSIDALLERTIKHMLFLQNVSKHADKVKQTGESKVMKEEGGGATWAFEVGSKSLMCPIVVEDINPPRIFQVEMLCEQRGFFLEIADWIRSLGLSILKGVIETRVDKIWARFTVEASRDVTRMDIFMQLVKILEQTMKCGGGNSKAILDGIKATMPITNSTLPVTTGGCSM, encoded by the exons aTGGGTGTTTTGCTAAGAGAAGCGTTGAGGTCTATTTGCGTTAATAATCAATGGTCTTATGCTGTTTTCTGGAAAATCGGCTGCCAAAATTCAAG TTTGTTGATTTGGGAGGAATGCTACAACGAAACCTCCCTTTCCGGACATGACATTGATACCCAAGGGACTGTTCAGTTGCTTACAAACAGAATGATGTTGAACAATCGAATCATTTTGGTAGGAGAAGG GTTAGTTGGGAGAGCTGCATTTACAGGACATCATCAATGGATTCTAGCTGATAGTTTCAACCGCGGTGGTGTTCATCCACCTGAGGTTATTAATGAGATGCTTCTCCAATTCTCTGCTGGTATTCAG ACCGTCGCAGTTTTTCCAGTTGTTCCTCATGGTGTTGTTCAACTCGGTTCTTCCTTGCCT ATTATGGAGAACTTGGGTTTTGTGAATGACGTGAAGGGTCTTATCCTGCAACTTGGATGTGTTCCGGGGGCTCTCTTATCCGAGAGCTACACAACATCTTATGAGCCTCCTCCCGCTGCTGATTTTATCGGAGTCCCCGTCTCCGGTTTAATGCCCTCTCAAGGACACAAGATCCTCCAGTCTTCTGCTTTTGTAGCCGAAGCTAGCAAACCACATTTCAACTCCACTGCTTCATCATCAGATCATCATACATTTGAAGAAGCTTCCTGTAATCATCTTGTGGATGAGCAGCAAGGAGGAGGATGGCAAAACGCAACAAGTTTTCTAGCAGGACCAGAGGCTTGGCTGAATCAAAACTTGTCTTGTATGTCTAATgcggagcagcagcagcagcaacaaacCCCATGCGAAGACTCCGGCTCGAAACGAAGCGGCGACGACTTGTTTGATATGTTGGGTCTGGATGGTGATAGGAACAGAGGCTGTGAAAACAGTTGGGGGATGATGAGAACAGAACTGCTCACTAGGGAGTTATCAGACTTTAGGATCATTCAGGAAATGGGTTCTTCTTCACTCTCAGGAGGAGCAGAGGATCATCTCTTGGATGCTGTGGTCTCAGGTGCTTGTTCCTCCGCTAAGCAGATCTCAGACGAGACTTCCGAGTCATGCAAAACCACAATGACCAAAGTCAGTAACTCTTCTGTTACCACCACACCATCTCACAACAGCCCTCAAGGTTTATATAAGAAACAAGGGACACCTGTGGTGGTGGGGCCATCGTCTCAGATCAGTTCTTGGGTTGAACAAGCATACAGCTTAAAGCGTGAGGGCAGCAGCAGTCAAAGGGTgatgaacaagaacaagaacgaAACTGCAAAACCGGCTAGTAACCGTAAAAGGCTTAAACCAGGAGAGAATCCAAGACCAAGGCCTAAAGATCGGCAGATGATTCAAGATCGTGTCAAGGAGTTGCGTGAAATCATACCAAACGGTGCCAAA TGTAGCATAGATGCGCTCCTGGAACGTACAATCAAACACATGCTCTTCTTACAAAACGTATCGAAGCATGCTGATAAGGTGAAACAAACCGGAGAGTCTAAGGTTATGAAAGAGGAAGGAGGAGGAGCGACATGGGCTTTCGAAGTAGGGTCAAAGTCTCTAATGTGTCCCATTGTAGTTGAAGATATTAACCCTCCTCGCATCTTCCAAGTTGAG ATGCTATGCGAACAACGAGGATTCTTTCTAGAGATCGCTGATTGGATCAGAAGCTTAGGTCTGTCCATCTTGAAGGGTGTCATTGAAACTCGTGTAGACAAGATTTGGGCTCGGTTCACTGTTGAG gCGAGTCGAGATGTGACAAGGATGGATATATTCATGCAACTAGTGAAGATTTTGGAGCAGACGATGAAATGTGGAGGAGGAAACTCTAAGGCTATTTTGGATGGGATCAAAGCTACAATGCCCATTACCAACAGCACCTTACCGGTTACTACTGGTGGTTGTTCAATGTAA